The following are encoded in a window of Nocardioides houyundeii genomic DNA:
- a CDS encoding type IV toxin-antitoxin system AbiEi family antitoxin domain-containing protein, producing the protein MTAPELVDLENLVFLRRDVLDQGYDDRHIVRMVRCGAWHRIRRGAYADGEAWRSLSETDRYRLRCRAVLRTAHPSSSLSHVSAAIEWGVPVWGVPLDEVHLSRADGKGGRREAGVVHHRAPTPAEHLCDLRDVRVTSPTRCAVEMTSMTGVESALVSVNGLLHLGLTTPADVAELAHDLRFWPSSIGANLVVRLADPRLESPGETRTAYFMWANHLPKPIPQFQIHDEHGRPFARVDFALPEHGVFIEFDGAAKYQEHRRPGETLEDYVLREKRREERICQLTGWVCLRITWSDLNRPRELALRIRRVLESRIRADQ; encoded by the coding sequence ATGACAGCACCGGAGCTGGTCGACCTCGAGAACCTCGTCTTCCTCCGACGAGACGTCCTCGACCAGGGGTACGACGACCGCCACATCGTGCGCATGGTCCGGTGCGGGGCCTGGCACCGGATCCGGCGCGGCGCGTACGCCGACGGGGAGGCGTGGCGGTCCCTGTCGGAGACCGATCGCTACCGGCTGCGATGTCGCGCCGTGCTGCGCACCGCGCATCCGAGCTCGTCGCTGAGCCATGTGTCGGCCGCGATCGAATGGGGTGTGCCGGTCTGGGGCGTGCCGCTCGACGAGGTCCATCTGAGTCGGGCGGACGGCAAGGGTGGGCGCAGAGAGGCGGGGGTGGTCCACCATCGTGCTCCAACGCCGGCGGAGCACCTGTGCGATCTACGTGACGTGCGCGTTACCTCGCCCACGCGGTGCGCGGTCGAGATGACCTCGATGACCGGCGTCGAGTCGGCGCTGGTGAGCGTGAACGGTCTGCTGCACCTGGGCCTGACGACTCCCGCGGATGTGGCGGAACTGGCCCACGACCTGCGGTTCTGGCCGAGCAGCATCGGCGCCAACCTGGTGGTGCGCCTGGCCGACCCACGCCTGGAGTCACCGGGCGAGACGCGTACGGCGTACTTCATGTGGGCGAACCACCTGCCCAAACCCATCCCCCAGTTCCAGATCCATGACGAGCACGGGCGTCCCTTCGCCCGGGTGGACTTCGCGTTGCCCGAGCACGGCGTGTTCATCGAGTTCGACGGTGCCGCGAAGTACCAAGAGCACCGACGTCCGGGTGAGACGTTGGAGGACTACGTCCTGCGTGAGAAGCGGCGTGAGGAGCGGATCTGTCAGCTCACCGGTTGGGTGTGCCTGCGCATCACCTGGTCGGACCTCAATCGCCCACGTGAGCTCGCGCTGCGGATTCGGCGCGTCTTGGAGTCCAGGATCCGGGCCGATCAGTGA
- the urtA gene encoding urea ABC transporter substrate-binding protein → MNPRTPRLIGGMLSAVVLSSALAGCGAKAGETSEAAESCVKTDGDSIKVGFLNSLSGTMAISETTVFKSLSMAAEEINADGGVLGKQLEIVSEDGQSEPTVFAEKATKLIDQDCVAAVFGGWTSSSRKAMLPVFEGKNSLLFYPVQYEGLEASRNIFYTGATTNQQIIPGLDYLKDEKGIKSIFLVGSDYVFPRTANAIIQAYAAEHGIEVLGEEYQPLGSTNFGTVVDKVKKAGADAVFNTLNGDSNVAFFKEYKGKGLTAESMPVVSVSIAEEEVPGVGVDNLVGQYTAWNYYQTIETPTNEAFVSAFKEANGAKSVTSDPMEAAYTSLYLWKGMVEKAESFATDDVIDAAEGVTFDAPEGSVTVNGENHHIAKTALIGEIRPDGLIETVWSSDEPIEPDPFLETYPWWEGE, encoded by the coding sequence TTGAACCCCAGAACCCCACGCCTGATCGGCGGCATGCTCAGTGCCGTCGTCCTCTCCAGCGCCCTCGCCGGGTGCGGCGCCAAGGCCGGAGAGACCTCCGAGGCCGCCGAGTCGTGCGTCAAGACTGACGGCGACAGCATCAAGGTCGGCTTCCTCAACTCCCTGTCCGGCACGATGGCGATCAGCGAGACCACGGTCTTCAAGTCGCTCTCGATGGCCGCCGAGGAGATCAACGCAGACGGTGGCGTCCTGGGCAAGCAGCTCGAGATCGTCAGCGAGGACGGCCAGTCCGAGCCCACGGTGTTCGCCGAGAAGGCCACCAAGCTGATCGACCAGGACTGCGTCGCGGCCGTCTTCGGTGGCTGGACCTCCAGCTCGCGCAAGGCGATGCTCCCGGTCTTCGAGGGCAAGAACTCCCTGCTCTTCTACCCCGTGCAGTACGAGGGTCTCGAGGCCTCGCGCAACATCTTCTACACCGGTGCCACCACCAACCAGCAGATCATCCCGGGCCTGGACTACCTCAAGGACGAGAAGGGCATCAAGTCGATCTTCCTGGTGGGCTCGGACTACGTCTTCCCCCGCACCGCCAACGCGATCATCCAGGCGTACGCCGCCGAGCACGGCATCGAGGTCCTCGGCGAGGAGTACCAGCCGCTGGGCTCCACCAACTTCGGCACCGTGGTCGACAAGGTGAAGAAGGCCGGCGCCGACGCCGTCTTCAACACCCTCAACGGCGACTCCAACGTGGCCTTCTTCAAGGAGTACAAGGGCAAGGGCCTCACGGCCGAGTCCATGCCGGTGGTCTCGGTCTCCATCGCCGAGGAGGAGGTGCCGGGCGTCGGGGTCGACAACCTCGTGGGGCAGTACACCGCGTGGAACTACTACCAGACCATCGAGACGCCGACGAACGAGGCGTTCGTGTCGGCCTTCAAGGAGGCGAACGGCGCCAAGTCCGTCACCTCGGACCCGATGGAGGCGGCCTACACCTCGCTCTACCTGTGGAAGGGCATGGTCGAGAAGGCCGAGTCCTTCGCCACCGACGACGTCATCGACGCCGCCGAGGGGGTCACCTTCGACGCCCCGGAAGGCTCGGTCACGGTGAACGGCGAGAACCACCACATCGCCAAGACCGCCCTGATCGGGGAGATCCGTCCCGACGGCCTGATCGAGACCGTGTGGTCCTCCGACGAGCCGATCGAGCCCGACCCCTTCCTGGAGACCTACCCGTGGTGGGAAGGCGAGTGA
- the urtB gene encoding urea ABC transporter permease subunit UrtB, with product MGVCVRDPAPSPDGSAVGPYPQKGRGTVDVFLSQVFTGLSAGGVLLLIAIGLTLTFGQMGVINMAHGEFIMAGAYTAYVINSVLGNAELGLLVALPVGFVVGGLLGVLLEAGVIRWMYHRPLDTLLVTYGVGLVLQQVARDIFGAPAKEVPSPSWLSGSVPVLGYDFPLARLFLLVLSLVCLLGVVAVLKYTALGRQVRATVSNRDLAETVGVSTRRTDRITFFLGSGLAGIAGVALTLLGSTGPTIGSSYIVEAFLVVVVGGIGQLKGTVIAAFAIGLTQSFLEYATSGSIAKVLVFLAIVVFLQARPQGIFAVRTRSLA from the coding sequence ATGGGGGTCTGCGTCCGCGACCCGGCTCCCTCGCCCGACGGCAGTGCCGTCGGGCCCTATCCCCAGAAGGGGCGTGGCACCGTGGACGTGTTCCTGTCCCAGGTCTTCACCGGCCTCTCGGCCGGCGGGGTCCTCCTGCTCATCGCCATCGGCCTCACCCTGACCTTCGGTCAGATGGGCGTCATCAACATGGCGCACGGCGAGTTCATCATGGCCGGCGCCTACACCGCCTACGTCATCAACTCGGTGCTGGGCAACGCCGAGCTGGGACTGCTCGTCGCGCTGCCGGTGGGCTTCGTGGTCGGCGGCCTCCTCGGGGTGCTGCTCGAGGCGGGGGTGATCCGCTGGATGTACCACCGCCCGCTCGACACGCTGCTGGTCACCTACGGCGTGGGGCTGGTGCTCCAGCAGGTCGCCCGCGACATCTTCGGCGCCCCCGCCAAGGAGGTGCCCTCGCCGTCGTGGCTCTCGGGCTCGGTGCCCGTGCTGGGCTACGACTTCCCGCTCGCCCGGCTCTTCCTGCTGGTCCTCTCCCTGGTGTGCCTGCTGGGGGTGGTGGCGGTGCTGAAGTACACCGCGCTGGGACGCCAGGTGCGCGCCACGGTGAGCAACCGCGACCTGGCCGAGACCGTCGGCGTCTCCACCCGGCGTACCGACCGGATCACGTTCTTCCTGGGTTCCGGCCTGGCGGGCATCGCGGGCGTCGCGCTGACCCTGCTGGGCTCGACCGGACCCACCATCGGCTCCTCCTACATCGTCGAGGCATTCCTGGTCGTGGTGGTCGGCGGCATCGGCCAGCTCAAGGGCACCGTGATCGCGGCGTTCGCCATCGGCCTGACCCAGTCCTTCCTGGAGTACGCGACCAGCGGCAGCATCGCCAAGGTGCTGGTCTTCCTGGCCATCGTGGTCTTCCTCCAGGCCCGCCCCCAGGGCATCTTCGCGGTGCGGACCAGGAGCCTGGCATGA
- the urtD gene encoding urea ABC transporter ATP-binding protein UrtD, with the protein MSERRRDYLEVRGIRVEFDGFVAVDGVDLTLLQGQVHFLIGPNGAGKTTVVDALTGLVKASGLASYDNHNLLDMPSHKIVRLGIGRTFQTATVFEELTVVQNLDIAGGVHRRAWSMLRPRRGVPDYVHAALETVGLTDLADRPAGVLSHGQKQWLEIGMLLVQDARVMLLDEPVAGMSGEERTQTGELLHRIGKERTIVVIEHDMDFVRAYADVVTVMSGGTVLAHGSVEEIRANPEVQRVYLGHTVEGAA; encoded by the coding sequence ATGAGCGAACGGCGGCGCGACTACCTGGAGGTACGCGGGATCCGCGTCGAGTTCGACGGGTTCGTCGCGGTCGACGGGGTGGACCTGACCCTGCTCCAGGGACAGGTGCACTTCCTCATCGGCCCGAACGGTGCCGGCAAGACCACGGTCGTCGACGCTCTCACCGGGCTGGTCAAGGCCTCGGGGCTGGCCTCCTACGACAACCACAACCTGCTGGACATGCCGTCGCACAAGATCGTCCGGCTCGGCATCGGGCGGACCTTCCAGACCGCCACCGTCTTCGAGGAGCTCACGGTGGTGCAGAACCTCGACATCGCGGGCGGGGTGCACCGCCGCGCCTGGTCGATGCTGCGACCGCGGCGAGGGGTGCCCGACTACGTGCACGCGGCGCTGGAGACGGTGGGCCTGACCGACCTCGCCGACCGGCCTGCGGGGGTGCTCTCCCACGGCCAGAAGCAGTGGCTGGAGATCGGCATGCTGCTGGTCCAGGACGCCAGGGTGATGCTGCTCGACGAGCCCGTGGCCGGGATGTCCGGGGAGGAGCGCACCCAGACCGGGGAGCTGCTGCACCGGATCGGCAAGGAGCGCACCATCGTGGTGATCGAGCACGACATGGACTTCGTCCGGGCCTACGCCGACGTGGTGACCGTGATGAGCGGCGGCACCGTGCTGGCGCACGGGAGCGTGGAGGAGATCCGTGCCAACCCCGAGGTGCAGCGCGTGTACCTCGGTCACACCGTGGAAGGGGCAGCCTGA
- a CDS encoding ATP-binding cassette domain-containing protein, whose product MLEMLDVVGGYGRTRILHGVSLSIPSGGAASVIGHNGAGKTTLLRAAVGLLPLTSGKVLLDGEDVTRMRPHQRVRRGIGYVPQGQQSFGQMTTLENLQLVAGKDRSAIEEMLDLFPALKTLLPRRAGLLSGGQRQQLAIARTLLTKPRMLILDEPTEGIQPNVVAEIEQVITDLTTRGDLSVLLVEQHVGFALRATQDYHVLASGRITAQGGTGVGAADEVRSLMAV is encoded by the coding sequence ATGCTCGAGATGCTGGACGTCGTCGGAGGCTACGGCCGCACCAGGATCCTGCACGGGGTCTCGCTGAGCATCCCCAGCGGCGGCGCCGCCTCGGTGATCGGCCACAACGGGGCCGGCAAGACCACCCTGCTGCGGGCCGCGGTCGGACTGCTGCCCCTGACCTCGGGGAAGGTGCTGCTCGACGGCGAGGACGTCACCAGGATGCGCCCCCACCAACGGGTGCGACGGGGCATCGGCTACGTGCCCCAGGGACAGCAGTCGTTCGGACAGATGACCACCCTGGAGAACCTGCAGCTGGTCGCGGGCAAGGACCGCTCGGCGATCGAGGAGATGCTGGACCTGTTCCCGGCCCTGAAGACCCTGCTCCCCCGCCGGGCCGGTCTGCTCTCCGGTGGTCAGCGGCAGCAGCTCGCCATCGCCCGGACCCTGCTCACCAAGCCCAGGATGCTCATCCTGGACGAGCCCACCGAAGGCATCCAGCCCAACGTGGTGGCCGAGATCGAGCAGGTGATCACCGACCTGACCACGCGTGGTGACTTGTCGGTGCTGCTGGTCGAGCAGCACGTAGGCTTCGCGCTGCGAGCGACCCAGGACTACCACGTCCTGGCCTCCGGCAGGATCACCGCCCAGGGGGGCACCGGTGTCGGCGCCGCCGACGAGGTCCGCTCGCTGATGGCCGTCTGA
- a CDS encoding urease subunit gamma: MHLTPSDTEKLLLSVAGMVARDRLERGVLLNHPEAVALLATWVIERAREGAGVTDLMSAGREVLRRDQVMPGVAEMLHDVQVEATFPDGRKLVTLHDPIS, translated from the coding sequence TTGCACCTGACACCTTCAGACACCGAGAAGCTGCTGCTCTCCGTGGCGGGCATGGTCGCCCGGGACCGCCTGGAGCGCGGGGTGCTGCTGAACCATCCCGAGGCGGTCGCCCTGCTGGCCACGTGGGTGATCGAGCGGGCCCGCGAGGGTGCCGGGGTCACCGACCTGATGAGCGCGGGCCGAGAGGTGCTGCGCCGCGACCAGGTGATGCCCGGGGTGGCCGAGATGCTGCACGACGTGCAGGTCGAGGCGACCTTCCCCGACGGCCGCAAGCTCGTCACCCTCCACGACCCGATCAGCTAG
- the ureB gene encoding urease subunit beta, with translation MSTEGPGAVRVAPGTHRLNADRGPEERLRLVVVNTGDRPVQIGSHLHLPDANAALEFDRAAAHGFRLDIASGTSRRFEPGASREVDLVALRGARVVPGIQRGKAAGGLDA, from the coding sequence CTGTCCACCGAAGGTCCCGGGGCGGTCCGGGTCGCCCCCGGGACGCACCGTCTCAACGCAGACCGCGGCCCCGAGGAGCGGCTGCGGCTGGTCGTGGTCAACACCGGGGACCGCCCCGTCCAGATCGGGTCGCACCTGCACCTGCCGGACGCCAACGCGGCGCTGGAGTTCGACCGGGCGGCCGCGCACGGCTTCCGCCTCGACATCGCCTCGGGCACCTCCCGGCGCTTCGAGCCCGGCGCCTCCCGCGAGGTCGACCTGGTGGCGCTGCGCGGAGCCCGCGTGGTGCCCGGGATCCAGCGGGGCAAGGCGGCCGGTGGGCTCGATGCTTGA
- a CDS encoding urease subunit alpha, with protein MLEIPRAEYAALYGPTVGDQVRLGDTDLWIEVERDLTFGGEEAVFGGGKSIRESMAQSTRSRAEGALDTVITNAVVLDHWGVVRADVGIRDGRIVALGRAGNPDIADGVHPQLVIGPSTDVISGEGRILTAGAIDVHVHFLSTSQVHEALATGTTTLGGGGTGPSEGSRATTVTPGAWHLQTVHRALDRLPVNVLLMAKGNTVSAEGLREQALAGAAAYKVHEDWGSTPAAIDAALRAADEYGVQVALHSDSLNEAGFLESTIAAIAGRSIHAFHAEGAGGGHAPDIMKVASLGHVIPGSTNPTLPHTVNTVAEHLDMLMVCHHLDPRVPEDLAFAESRIRATTIAAEDVLHDLGAMSITSSDAQAMGRIGEVVCRTWQVAHVMKHRRGSLGTSLPADNERARRYVAKYTINPAIAHGIADHVGSVEAGKMADLVLWDPRFFGIRPELVLKGGALVLGALGDPNASIPTPQLVLMRPALVDGDASDHAVTFVSPAALADGLGERLGLRRGLVAVAPTREVGKADMVNNDACPRIDIDPETFAIDVDGERVEPAPAQVLPLAQLYSMF; from the coding sequence ATGCTTGAGATCCCCCGCGCGGAGTACGCCGCGCTCTACGGCCCCACGGTGGGCGACCAGGTCCGCCTGGGCGACACCGACCTGTGGATCGAGGTGGAGCGTGACCTCACCTTCGGCGGCGAGGAGGCGGTCTTCGGCGGCGGCAAGTCGATCCGGGAGTCCATGGCGCAGTCGACGCGCTCGCGTGCCGAGGGCGCCCTGGACACCGTGATCACCAACGCTGTGGTGCTCGACCACTGGGGAGTGGTCCGCGCCGACGTCGGCATCCGCGACGGCCGGATCGTCGCGCTGGGACGGGCCGGCAACCCCGACATCGCCGACGGGGTCCATCCCCAGCTGGTCATCGGTCCCTCGACGGACGTGATCTCCGGAGAGGGCCGGATCCTGACCGCGGGCGCCATCGACGTCCACGTCCACTTCCTCTCCACCTCCCAGGTCCACGAGGCGCTCGCCACGGGCACGACCACGCTCGGCGGCGGCGGCACCGGGCCCTCCGAGGGCTCGCGGGCCACCACCGTGACCCCGGGGGCCTGGCACCTGCAGACCGTGCACCGCGCCCTGGACCGGCTGCCGGTCAACGTGCTGCTCATGGCCAAGGGCAACACGGTGAGCGCCGAGGGGCTGCGCGAGCAGGCGCTGGCCGGAGCGGCGGCGTACAAGGTGCACGAGGACTGGGGCTCGACCCCGGCCGCCATCGACGCTGCCCTGCGCGCCGCTGACGAGTACGGCGTCCAGGTCGCGTTGCACTCGGACAGCCTCAACGAGGCCGGCTTCCTGGAGTCCACGATCGCCGCGATCGCCGGTCGCTCGATCCACGCCTTCCACGCCGAGGGCGCGGGCGGTGGGCACGCCCCGGACATCATGAAGGTCGCCTCCCTGGGCCACGTGATCCCCGGCTCGACCAACCCCACGCTCCCGCACACCGTCAACACCGTGGCCGAGCACCTCGACATGCTGATGGTCTGCCACCACCTCGACCCGCGGGTGCCCGAGGACCTGGCCTTTGCGGAGTCCCGGATCCGCGCGACCACGATCGCCGCCGAGGACGTGCTGCACGACCTCGGAGCGATGTCCATCACCTCCTCCGACGCCCAGGCCATGGGTCGCATCGGCGAGGTCGTGTGCCGCACCTGGCAGGTGGCGCACGTGATGAAGCACCGCCGCGGCTCACTGGGGACCTCCCTGCCGGCCGACAACGAGCGCGCCCGCCGGTACGTCGCCAAGTACACGATCAACCCGGCGATCGCCCACGGCATCGCCGACCACGTCGGGTCGGTGGAGGCCGGCAAGATGGCGGACCTGGTGCTGTGGGACCCCCGGTTCTTCGGGATCCGCCCCGAGCTGGTCCTCAAGGGCGGTGCCCTGGTGCTGGGCGCGCTGGGCGACCCCAACGCCTCGATCCCCACCCCGCAGCTGGTGCTGATGCGGCCCGCCCTGGTCGACGGCGACGCCTCGGACCATGCCGTCACCTTCGTCTCTCCCGCCGCGCTTGCCGACGGCCTGGGTGAGCGGCTCGGGCTGCGCCGCGGCCTGGTGGCGGTGGCCCCGACCCGGGAGGTCGGCAAGGCCGACATGGTCAACAACGACGCCTGCCCGCGGATCGACATCGACCCGGAGACGTTCGCGATCGACGTCGACGGCGAACGGGTGGAGCCCGCCCCGGCCCAGGTGCTGCCCCTGGCCCAGCTCTACTCGATGTTCTGA
- a CDS encoding urease accessory protein UreF codes for MPPVQSLSSSAVSLLLSDARLPVGGHTQSGGLEPALLAGLSSEGIVGYCRTRLATVVRTEAATAVVARHVTLGHGDLGLVHAHWAARTPSAAQRETSAELGRGLLRLARRLWLTGADLAALGALPSPARPLVLGAVAARTGLDAHHLAQVVAYDDVQTVVAAGLKLAPGDPVVATGWVWEQLGEIDRLATQVAGARTPGDIPSLAAPQIEEWAQAHAHTTRRLFRA; via the coding sequence ATGCCGCCGGTGCAGAGCCTCTCCTCCAGCGCGGTCTCGCTGCTGCTCTCCGACGCCCGCCTCCCGGTGGGCGGGCACACCCAGTCCGGTGGCCTGGAGCCGGCGCTGCTGGCCGGGCTGAGCTCCGAGGGCATCGTCGGCTACTGCCGGACGCGGCTGGCGACCGTCGTACGGACCGAGGCGGCGACCGCGGTCGTGGCTCGGCACGTCACCCTGGGGCACGGCGACCTCGGCCTGGTGCATGCCCACTGGGCGGCCCGCACGCCCAGCGCGGCCCAGCGGGAGACCTCCGCCGAGCTGGGTCGGGGCCTGCTCCGGCTGGCCCGTCGGCTCTGGCTCACCGGGGCCGACCTGGCAGCGCTGGGGGCGCTGCCGAGTCCCGCCCGGCCGCTGGTGCTCGGCGCGGTCGCGGCCCGGACCGGCCTCGACGCCCACCACCTCGCCCAGGTCGTCGCCTACGACGACGTGCAGACCGTCGTGGCGGCCGGGCTCAAGCTCGCGCCCGGCGACCCGGTGGTCGCCACCGGCTGGGTCTGGGAGCAGCTCGGCGAGATCGACCGGCTGGCGACCCAGGTGGCCGGGGCCCGAACGCCCGGCGACATCCCGTCGCTGGCCGCACCGCAGATCGAGGAGTGGGCACAGGCCCACGCCCACACCACGAGGAGGCTGTTCCGTGCCTGA
- the ureG gene encoding urease accessory protein UreG produces MPETVRSTLRLGVCGPVGTGKSSLIATLCRELAATHQLGVITNDIYTDEDARFLRSAGVLPAERIVGVETGACPHTAIRDDVTANLTAVEDLEERFFPLDLVLVESGGDNLTATFSPALVDVQIFVLDVAGGGDVARKGGPGIERADLLVVNKTDLAPHVGVDVAQMVADATRARDGRPVVALSRHDAASVEALVSWVKAQLAELRRGRLVPTDPGPMPAHDHPHPADHPVSAHAHSHP; encoded by the coding sequence GTGCCTGAGACCGTCAGAAGCACCCTGCGACTGGGAGTCTGCGGACCCGTCGGCACCGGGAAGAGCTCACTGATCGCCACGCTGTGCCGAGAGCTCGCCGCGACCCACCAGCTCGGGGTGATCACCAACGACATCTACACCGACGAGGACGCCCGCTTCCTGCGCTCCGCCGGGGTGCTGCCCGCCGAGCGGATCGTCGGCGTGGAGACGGGAGCCTGCCCGCACACCGCCATCCGGGACGACGTCACCGCCAACCTCACGGCGGTGGAGGACCTCGAGGAGCGCTTCTTCCCGCTCGACCTCGTGCTGGTGGAGTCCGGCGGGGACAACCTGACCGCGACGTTCTCCCCCGCACTGGTCGACGTCCAGATCTTCGTCCTCGACGTCGCCGGCGGCGGCGACGTGGCCCGCAAGGGCGGGCCGGGGATCGAGCGTGCCGACCTGCTGGTGGTCAACAAGACCGACCTGGCGCCCCATGTCGGCGTGGACGTGGCGCAGATGGTCGCCGACGCCACCCGCGCCCGGGACGGGCGGCCCGTGGTCGCCCTGTCCCGCCACGACGCGGCCTCCGTGGAGGCGCTGGTCTCGTGGGTGAAGGCCCAGCTGGCCGAGCTCCGGCGCGGACGCCTGGTCCCCACGGACCCGGGACCGATGCCCGCCCACGACCACCCGCACCCCGCGGACCACCCGGTGTCGGCTCATGCCCACAGCCACCCGTGA
- a CDS encoding urease accessory protein UreD — MPTATRDVTVGALTTGISVARTASGPVAVGLRHGGLRGQLLGRDRTGARVALLAAQALLLGGDQVRLDVRVGAGCRLEITEPAGTVAYATDEAAAGWHTTIDVEPGGLLVWHTAPFVVSEQARVHRSTTVLLAPDAGCLLRETLVLGRSGEGPGRLTTTTYAARHGSPVLVETLDLGPVSQVPGMLGANRVLDQVTDLRPGRVSDDPAAFNLAAGGVVHRRLAPAAHLASLESTWQELVRSSAAAD, encoded by the coding sequence ATGCCCACAGCCACCCGTGACGTGACGGTCGGGGCGCTCACCACCGGGATCTCGGTGGCGCGCACGGCCTCCGGCCCGGTGGCGGTGGGGCTGCGTCACGGGGGGCTCCGGGGCCAGCTCCTGGGCCGGGACCGCACGGGTGCCCGGGTCGCCCTGCTGGCTGCTCAGGCGCTGTTGCTGGGCGGGGACCAGGTCCGGCTCGACGTACGGGTGGGCGCCGGGTGCCGGCTGGAGATCACCGAGCCCGCGGGCACGGTCGCCTACGCCACGGACGAGGCGGCCGCGGGCTGGCACACCACGATCGACGTCGAGCCCGGTGGCCTCCTGGTGTGGCACACCGCGCCGTTCGTCGTCTCCGAGCAGGCACGGGTGCACCGCAGCACCACGGTGCTCCTCGCGCCGGACGCCGGGTGCCTGCTCCGGGAGACCCTGGTGCTGGGCCGCAGCGGGGAGGGACCCGGACGGCTCACCACCACGACGTACGCCGCACGGCACGGGTCGCCGGTCCTGGTGGAGACCCTGGACCTGGGACCGGTGTCGCAGGTGCCCGGGATGCTGGGCGCGAACCGGGTGCTCGACCAGGTCACCGATCTCCGTCCCGGACGGGTCAGCGACGACCCAGCGGCGTTCAACCTCGCGGCCGGCGGCGTGGTGCACCGACGGCTCGCCCCAGCGGCCCACCTGGCCTCCCTCGAGTCCACCTGGCAGGAGCTCGTGCGCTCCAGCGCCGCCGCGGACTGA
- a CDS encoding 5'-3' exonuclease, which yields MTEPAPRLMLLDTASLYFRAFFGVPEIKAPDGTNVNAVRGLLEFIARLVTDYRPTHLVCCWDNDWRPQWRVDLLPTYKAHRVVAERPGESPDVEEVPDPLEAQIPIILEVLRALGISVVGADQHEADDVIGTLATDAGMPVEIVTGDRDLFQLVDDEAQVRVLYTARGVSKHERVTGEVVRAKYDVEAHQYADFATLRGDASDGLPGVPGVGDKTAATLLGRFGDVPGILAAAEDPDSDLAPGPRRKIKDAADYLAVAPTVVAVVRDLDLGPVDALLPRTPRDPDAVVELSGRWNLEGPLTRVVTALTGPEDS from the coding sequence GTGACCGAACCCGCGCCGCGCCTGATGCTCCTGGACACCGCCAGCCTCTACTTCCGGGCGTTTTTCGGGGTCCCGGAGATCAAGGCGCCCGACGGCACCAACGTCAACGCGGTGCGCGGCCTGCTTGAGTTCATCGCCCGGTTGGTCACCGACTACCGCCCCACGCACCTGGTCTGCTGCTGGGACAACGACTGGCGTCCGCAGTGGCGGGTGGACCTGCTGCCCACCTACAAGGCCCACCGGGTGGTGGCCGAGCGCCCCGGGGAGTCCCCGGACGTGGAGGAGGTGCCCGACCCGCTGGAGGCACAGATCCCGATCATCCTCGAGGTGCTCCGGGCGCTGGGCATCAGCGTCGTGGGGGCGGACCAGCACGAGGCCGACGACGTGATCGGGACGCTCGCGACCGACGCCGGGATGCCGGTGGAGATCGTCACCGGTGACCGCGACCTGTTCCAGCTCGTCGACGACGAGGCGCAGGTCCGGGTGCTGTACACCGCTCGGGGGGTGAGCAAGCACGAGCGGGTCACCGGTGAGGTGGTGCGTGCCAAGTACGACGTCGAGGCCCACCAGTACGCCGACTTCGCGACGCTGCGCGGGGACGCCTCGGACGGCCTGCCCGGAGTCCCCGGGGTCGGGGACAAGACGGCGGCCACCCTGTTGGGCCGCTTCGGCGACGTGCCCGGCATCCTGGCTGCCGCGGAGGATCCCGACTCGGATCTGGCACCAGGGCCGCGGCGCAAGATCAAGGACGCCGCCGACTACCTCGCGGTCGCTCCCACGGTGGTCGCCGTGGTGCGCGACCTCGACCTGGGACCGGTCGACGCGCTGCTCCCCCGCACCCCCCGCGACCCCGACGCCGTCGTCGAGCTGAGCGGACGCTGGAACCTCGAGGGGCCGCTGACCCGGGTGGTCACGGCACTGACCGGTCCCGAGGACTCCTGA